A DNA window from Nitrospinota bacterium contains the following coding sequences:
- a CDS encoding biopolymer transporter ExbD, whose translation MIKLPYKDKKPFKLDMIPMINVVFLLLIFFMLTATTPTKDSRKIELPEAKTAEKSNKQYLTMTIDRNGDVLLDGIAVTLDSLPGLLEQKVNSDKKTVIGIHADKEIEFDVFGQVIAIAKQSGAEDFMLATEQAETDS comes from the coding sequence ATGATCAAACTCCCATATAAAGACAAGAAACCGTTCAAGCTCGACATGATTCCGATGATCAATGTTGTCTTCCTGTTATTGATCTTTTTTATGTTGACGGCCACGACACCGACGAAGGACAGCAGAAAAATCGAACTGCCTGAGGCCAAGACCGCTGAAAAAAGTAATAAACAATATTTAACAATGACCATTGACAGGAATGGTGATGTTCTGCTGGATGGCATTGCCGTCACGCTGGACTCCCTTCCGGGGCTTTTGGAACAGAAAGTCAATAGCGATAAAAAAACTGTGATCGGCATTCACGCAGACAAGGAAATAGAGTTTGATGTGTTTGGCCAGGTGATCGCAATTGCCAAACAATCCGGTGCCGAAGATTTCATGCTGGCGACCGAACAAGCAGAAACAGATTCATAA
- a CDS encoding biopolymer transporter ExbD: MLSLASKRKRFEVDMTPLIDVVFLLLIFFMLTFAIQGQGMALSLPEGEENRQENAIKDLIVTIGINGNLKLNDQAIQIDSLKDTLATELQNRDNKLVIIDSAPKVKYGLFAKVLDVSRDAGAENFSIIK; the protein is encoded by the coding sequence ATGTTAAGTTTAGCGTCAAAACGAAAACGCTTCGAAGTGGACATGACTCCATTGATTGACGTTGTGTTCCTGCTCCTGATTTTTTTCATGCTGACCTTCGCTATACAAGGACAAGGTATGGCTCTCAGCCTGCCAGAAGGCGAAGAGAACCGACAGGAAAATGCGATAAAAGATTTAATAGTAACTATAGGTATTAACGGCAACCTCAAGTTAAATGATCAAGCGATTCAAATCGATTCTCTCAAAGATACATTGGCTACTGAATTACAAAACAGGGACAACAAGCTTGTGATCATCGATTCAGCACCAAAAGTTAAATATGGACTGTTTGCAAAAGTGCTGGATGTTTCACGTGATGCGGGTGCAGAAAACTTTTCTATCATAAAATAA
- the rlmN gene encoding 23S rRNA (adenine(2503)-C(2))-methyltransferase RlmN — translation MNPLHKLQAQNFFGTTETDLKGIFSSWGVEPYRAQQVFTWVYHNNCRDFSEMSNISKSLRMKLSEHFYFSLPEIKYRTHSEDGSIKYLLELDDGEVVESVWMPSDSRKTLCLSTQVGCRLNCSFCLTASLGLKRNLTAGEIIGQHIAINQELEEKDQITNVVFMGMGEPLDNFRPVVDALRLMTSPEAMKLSTRKVTVSTSGLVEKIKAFQNEDIHINLAISLNASDNTTRDRLMPINKKYPIEKLIDCLKHYPLKPQRRHTIEYVLLEGINDSDEDAVRLVKLLRGVPCKINLISFNAFDSSEYRPPSRQRVLKFQNYLIEHNFSAFIRENRATDILGACGQLAAQS, via the coding sequence ATGAATCCACTTCACAAACTACAAGCTCAAAACTTTTTTGGAACCACTGAAACAGACCTTAAAGGAATTTTTTCAAGTTGGGGGGTTGAGCCCTATAGAGCCCAGCAGGTGTTCACCTGGGTTTATCATAATAATTGTCGCGACTTTAGCGAGATGAGTAATATCTCCAAGTCACTACGAATGAAACTGTCTGAGCATTTCTATTTTTCACTTCCTGAAATCAAGTACCGAACCCATTCAGAAGATGGATCCATTAAATACTTGTTGGAGCTGGATGATGGAGAGGTTGTAGAGAGTGTCTGGATGCCGTCTGACTCCAGAAAAACTTTATGCCTCTCCACTCAAGTTGGCTGCCGGTTAAATTGTTCGTTTTGTTTAACAGCTAGTCTCGGTCTGAAAAGAAATTTAACGGCTGGTGAAATTATAGGTCAGCACATTGCCATCAACCAGGAGTTGGAAGAAAAAGATCAAATCACAAATGTTGTTTTTATGGGAATGGGGGAACCGCTAGACAACTTTCGTCCGGTAGTGGATGCATTGCGTCTCATGACCTCGCCAGAAGCCATGAAACTGTCAACCCGAAAAGTCACGGTATCCACTTCAGGACTGGTTGAAAAAATCAAGGCATTTCAAAATGAAGATATCCATATAAACCTTGCTATATCGCTCAACGCTTCAGACAACACCACTCGCGATCGTTTAATGCCTATCAACAAAAAATATCCCATCGAAAAATTAATAGACTGTCTTAAACACTACCCTCTCAAACCCCAAAGGCGCCATACCATCGAGTATGTCTTGCTGGAAGGCATCAACGATTCAGATGAAGATGCAGTAAGACTTGTAAAACTACTGAGAGGAGTGCCTTGCAAGATAAACCTGATTTCATTTAATGCTTTTGATTCTTCTGAATACAGGCCGCCATCGCGCCAAAGAGTTTTGAAGTTTCAAAATTATCTCATCGAACATAATTTTTCTGCCTTCATCCGAGAAAACCGTGCGACCGACATTCTTGGCGCTTGTGGACAACTCGCCGCACAGTCATGA